TGTCCTCAAGACTTCCCTCGAAAGTGGTTGTTTCCATTCCCATTTCGTCTATTCTTTTCGCCCGCCGCACATTTTCCCGGACTGATATTTCAGCACCGTCCCGCCGCTGAAGAGTCCGGGTAATACCATGCACCTGTTCATCTTTTAGAAACCGGCGGGATACTATCTCAGAAAAGATGCCGGGAACAAACAGTTTTTCCTTAATCATTTGCTCTGCCGATTCACAACCAAACATCGCAGCAAGCGCCCTGTTCACCCCCACCAGTTCACCGCCGGAAGAAGCCTGGTACAAACCAATGGGAACATTATCGTAAAGCGCCCGATATTTCCGGTCCTGCTGCGCAATATTCTGTGCCGCGGAAGAAACAACCAATTCATAGGTGAGTGCGATGATGAATACCAGAATCAGCGAACCGAAAAGACGGAGTTTGAAATTGACCGGATAGACATATTGCCACTCCCACAGGCGGGGGAGGAGGAGGATAAGGGCTACGCAAGCGAGAAAAATGACGGCAAGAACCATCCCTTCCCGGCGTTGCAGCAACAGCACCGCGGCGATGGGATATCCGAAAAGCCAGAGGTGCCCGGACCCCTCGGAGCCGCCGGTTATCAGGAGAAATAAAAAGAGCATGCCGACACATATCAAAAAAGCCCAGGTGCTGCACCAACGTGCACGTTGTTTAATCAGAAAGTATACACTGATACTTGTTGAAATAAAAGCCAAAGCATCAGCGATAGCCACCCCACACATGCCTTCATGGATCGCTTTGAAGCTAAAAATCGTCATATATATCATACCGATACCGTGAAGTGCAATGAGGGTGCGCATGCGGATATGATCGCCCAGAGCCTGAAACCGGCCGTTAAATACCGCCGATTGCTGTGTACCTTGCCCTTTGCCGGACCGATCAAACATCCATCCCTCCTTCGACTGAACCGTTCCCGAATTGTGCGGTAAAAGTGAACACAGTCCCCTCGCCGACAGTCGACTCCACGCCGATCGTTCCGCCCATAAGCTCGACCAGGAATTTGCATATGGCCAGTCCAAGTCCCGATCCGCCGTAGGTACGGGAAACCGACGCACTTTCCTGGGAAAACCGCTCGAATAACAGTGGTATCGCTTCTTCAGCAATGCCTGCTCCCGTATCTGACACCCTGAACCGAATCGTCATCGTATCATTTTCAGCAAAATCGAGTGCAGCATCCACCGTTATGGACCCCGAACCGGTAAATTTGAGTGCATTGCCGATAAGGTTACCGAATACCTGACCGAGCCTGTGGGGATCTCCTGTTACCGGCGAGGGTATCCGCGAATCGACCGTCATGCTCAATTCGATTCCTTTCTTTACAGCAGCATCCCGGTACATATCCAACCGCTTCCGTATGACTTCTGCAATATCAAAAGAAAGATGTTCCAGTTGCATCCGGCCCGCCTGAGCACGGGAGAAATCGAGCGTTTGATTGATGACGGAAGAAAGTGCATCGGCTGCTTCATGAATGAGATCGACATATTCTTTCTGTCCATCACCGAGTTCCATTTGACCGAGCCCTTCCACTATGGAAACAATAGTTGTAAGCGGGGATCGCAGTTCATGAGCTACATAGTCGGCAAATTCCGCCTTACTTTTCGCTGCCCGTTCGGCAGCTTCCTTAGCCTTTATAAGCTCACGATTGGCCTTGTCCCGCTCAAAGGCATTACCCAAAATATCAGCCGACATCCTCAGAAGCTGAAAATCACGATCGTGCCAGGCGCCGGTATCCTGTACATTATCGAAACCGATATATCCGCCCAGTTCACCCTGAATGTTGAATGGGAGCACCAGAAGGGATTTTATTCCCTGCGGCTCCAGAATCGCCTTCTCCGCCGAGGCTTCATCGGGAAGGTCCGCTACCGACGTGATATGAATATGCTCGCCTGCCCGAAGACGGGCCATCCACCAGGGAAACATGGAGGTTTCGAGCCCCTGGAGATTTTCCTTTTCGGGCATTACCCCTTCTGCACACCACTCATAGGCATTGTCCATTATGAGGCCGCCGTCTCGAAAAAGAAAGACATAGGCACGCCCGGCCTTGCTGATCTCTCCTGTGCGCCGAAGGCACATGCCGACAGCAGTGTAGATATCGTTGGATTTCACAAACCATGACATGAGCTGAAATGCAAGGTCCTGAAAGGCGATCTGCCGGGAATTGTTGGGATGATTTAATAAAGCCGGCTCCATTAACTCCTCACAAAGTTACAAAAATGTACAAAAAACGACACGATTCATATTATATACCATTTGCATTTGATTTACAATACCAAATCACCGGATTTCCGGTGTTTTCTTGTCACTAGACGACCGGATCGTGAAAAGCGAACGCACGCAGGAATGTATTTCTCCATACATACCGGGTCTAACGAACCTGCTTTTTCGGCTACTGCTCGCCGGCCTCCGGTTACTTCATCCATTATCCTCATCTCCTTTTCTCTCCAAAAATTCTGCCCACAAAAACAGTAATACTTCTACCCTTTTATCCCGGCCTGCATTATTTTACCGTAAAGCGTACAAGGTAACGGAGTGGTGCACGGTGAAATATTCATTTCCTTTTTTATTACTTGCTATTATCATACAGCTTACTTTTGCCGCACGGATCAGAGCATTCGGGATGATCGCGATTACCGAAGTACTCAAGGATCCGGTGGGCAACGAAGACACCATTCCCGGCGGCAAAAGCCACGAATGTATCGAATTCACCAACTTGGGCACCGATTCTTTTTCTCTGAACAGCCTTCTTCTTGCCGACGGCGACCAATGTGATTCGATCATATCCTTCGAAAAAGCCTCCGATATCTGTGGGGGGTGTATATATGATGCTTCCATGCTTGCTCCCGGACAAACA
This is a stretch of genomic DNA from Chitinivibrionales bacterium. It encodes these proteins:
- a CDS encoding GAF domain-containing protein; its protein translation is MEPALLNHPNNSRQIAFQDLAFQLMSWFVKSNDIYTAVGMCLRRTGEISKAGRAYVFLFRDGGLIMDNAYEWCAEGVMPEKENLQGLETSMFPWWMARLRAGEHIHITSVADLPDEASAEKAILEPQGIKSLLVLPFNIQGELGGYIGFDNVQDTGAWHDRDFQLLRMSADILGNAFERDKANRELIKAKEAAERAAKSKAEFADYVAHELRSPLTTIVSIVEGLGQMELGDGQKEYVDLIHEAADALSSVINQTLDFSRAQAGRMQLEHLSFDIAEVIRKRLDMYRDAAVKKGIELSMTVDSRIPSPVTGDPHRLGQVFGNLIGNALKFTGSGSITVDAALDFAENDTMTIRFRVSDTGAGIAEEAIPLLFERFSQESASVSRTYGGSGLGLAICKFLVELMGGTIGVESTVGEGTVFTFTAQFGNGSVEGGMDV